The DNA sequence AAAAGGTAGTTGTTGCCATGAAACTCTTGACTGACACCACCGGAAAAAAAATGGGCAAGACTGAAAACAATGCGGTGGCTATGACCGATTCGCCAGTAGATATCTTTGGTAAAGTTATGAGCTGGACAGATGGAATGATTTTGCCTGCCTTAGAGATATGTACAGATCTTTCTTTGGAAGAAATAGAAATAATCAAAAAAAACTTGGAGCAGGGAGGCAATCCTCGTGATGCGAAACTAGTCTTGGCCGAAGAGGTGGTGAAGCTAATTTTAGGAGGCAAAGATTCTTCAAAGACGGCCGCTCAAGTAAAAGAAAACTTTTTAGCCACTTTCCAAAAAGGAGAAGTGCCTGAGAATGTAAAAACGATTGAAGTGGATAAGGGTAAAAAATTAAAAGAGATTTTAGTTGCAGGTGTGGCACACAACATTACCTCCGGCTCGGCCTTTGTGAGACTCATAAAAGAAGGTGCTATTTCAAATGCAGAGACAAGGGAAAAAATCTTTGATGCCAACTCTATAGTGGAAAAGAATATGGTCTTGAAAGTAGGCAAAAAGGAATTTATAAAGATAGTAGTGAGATAAAAAACAAAATGTTTTTTTATTTTACTCTTCGTTTTCGTTGTTGTAAAAATCATCCTTAAATCCGTCATCTTCCTCTTCTTCTGCCGGAACTTCATTTTCAATAACAGTGGATGGATCATCCACTACTACATCAGCAATCTCATCTTCGGTATCGAGAATGGCAGAGGTGGTTAATGGATCTATCAACTCGTCATTTTGGGTTTTGAAATCATCGCTCATAGTTGAACTCATATTTAAAGCTTAATTTTTATTAGTAGATTTTTATATTTGTACCAGAATAATATATTTATGCAACTGTGGAAAACTTTTTAGCATTTAAACCTTATTTTTGGCTATATTTTATTATAGGCAAAGTAAGTGATACCCAAAGCAATGGCATCATATTCGTCATCATGACGGATTTCTTTATTTAAGGAAATTAGGTTTGGAAGCATTTTTATAATCTGTTTTTTGTCTCCGGAGCCATGGCCTGTTGTCGCCAGTTTTACCTGTAGAGGGGTATATTCCGAGACTGAAAGCCCAGCTCTAGAGGCTTCGTAGATGATGACCCCTCTGGCTTCAGCCACATGCATGGCTGTTTTTTGGTTGTTGGTAATAAAAAGGGTTTCGATAGAAAGGGCGGCTGGCTTGTAAATTTCAATTATTTTTTCTATTTGATCGCCTATTAAAACCAACCTTTCACAAAATGGAATTTTGGCTGAAGTTTTAAAACAGTCTGAGTAAAGCAGCTTTTCTTTTTTGTCACTTTTGTTTTTTTCAAGAATAGCAATTCCAAGACGTTCGTACCCGGGATCAATGGCAAGGATTTTCATAATGGATTATTCGGCATTAGTAAAAACAGCTTGGACCTCATCGTTATCCTCCAAAGCCTCTACTACTTTTGTTAGTAAGTTTAAATCTTCATCAGAAAGGGGAACGGTCACTGTCGGGTTCCATTCTACTCCGGTCCGGGCGAAAGCCCAGACAGCTGAGCCAATACTAGCCAACGACAGCTCATGCTGGGCGAGAATGTGTTTTATTTCCTGGGCCGCTTTGTTGCGATTTTCAGTCAGGGCTTCAATGATGATGGCACAACCGCCCGGGCCATAAGCTTCGTAGGTGATTGATTCCATTTGCTGAGTCGAAGCCTCAGTTCCTTTTTTTATAGCTCGTTCGATGACATCCTTGGGCACGTTCTCCTTTTTTGCTAGATCAATCACGGCCATCAAAGAAGCTGCAGAAATATTGCCTCCAGCTTTTTTTGATTCAGAGGATATTAGTCGTGCGTATTTTGAAAAGACTTTGCTTTTTTGAGCATCAGTCTTCCCTTTTTGGCGTTTGATTTGTGACCATTTGTTGTGACCTGACATGAATTTAAAATAATTATAAGAGCCTGTTTTGTTGATGGGCTGGATATTCAATATTGAGATGGGCATAGCCACTTTCGGTTACCACACGACCGCGGGGAGTGCGTTCGATAAAGCCAATTTGAATGAGGTAGG is a window from the Candidatus Paceibacterota bacterium genome containing:
- a CDS encoding crossover junction endodeoxyribonuclease RuvC, whose product is MKILAIDPGYERLGIAILEKNKSDKKEKLLYSDCFKTSAKIPFCERLVLIGDQIEKIIEIYKPAALSIETLFITNNQKTAMHVAEARGVIIYEASRAGLSVSEYTPLQVKLATTGHGSGDKKQIIKMLPNLISLNKEIRHDDEYDAIALGITYFAYNKI
- a CDS encoding YebC/PmpR family DNA-binding transcriptional regulator codes for the protein MSGHNKWSQIKRQKGKTDAQKSKVFSKYARLISSESKKAGGNISAASLMAVIDLAKKENVPKDVIERAIKKGTEASTQQMESITYEAYGPGGCAIIIEALTENRNKAAQEIKHILAQHELSLASIGSAVWAFARTGVEWNPTVTVPLSDEDLNLLTKVVEALEDNDEVQAVFTNAE